A stretch of Apostichopus japonicus isolate 1M-3 chromosome 9, ASM3797524v1, whole genome shotgun sequence DNA encodes these proteins:
- the LOC139974190 gene encoding microfibril-associated glycoprotein 4-like, giving the protein MTSSRFSILLNVTLTLCSVVDAVAPLIDLCTFEEMSSQQSQISKCPMNMVVGNCTCLGTCVDPFGCHGNCTDSDICICPPDGFLMNGEDCVPIEDCGCYVEDVGILQQGEVFINNDCSMRCVCSQGDLMCDYEFRCSDNATCQQQNLNDVPCICDDGFYGNGLNCTLALDCADYHNAGFVENGTYLITPKNWTRGPFEVYCDMATSGGGWTVFQRRVDGSVDFYLNWADYKEGFGDEDQEHWLGNDKIHLITHQREYKLRIDLSTDDMHHYAEHDIFRIGNEENNYTLTDITFGTGSEARPLMIPSLGVPWSTKDRDNADNVEGTNDFECAVENHGAFWYDATKGCSLFNPNGQYNGSELKGIYWKLLTDHRYVIKFVEMKLRPY; this is encoded by the exons ATGACTAGTAGCCGTTTTTCTATACTGCTGAACGTGACGTTAACGTTATGCAGTGTAGTTGATGCCGTAG CTCCTCTGATAGATTTATGTACTTTCGAGGAAATGTCTTCGCAACAGTCTCAAATAAGTAAATGCCCTATGAACATGGTAGTGGGAAACTGCACCTGTCTGGGAACTTGTGTAGACCCTTTTGGTTGCCACGGAAACTGTACCGATTCTGACATCTGCATTTGTCCACCGGATGGATTCTTGATGAACGGGGAGGACTGTGTTCCCATTGAAGACTGCGGATGCTATGTTGAAGACGTTGGGATCTTGCAA CAGGGGGAAGTCTTCATAAACAACGACTGCTCGATGCGGTGTGTATGTAGTCAGGGAGACTTGATGTGTGATTACGAATTTCGATGCAGCGATAATGCAACATGCCAACAACAGAATCTCAACGATGTACCATGTATTTGTGACGATGGTTTCTATGGCAACGGATTAAATTGTACTTTGGCTCTCGACTGCGCTGACTACCATAATGCTGGATTCGTTGAAAATGGTACTTATCTGATCACGCCGAAAAACTGGACAAGAGGACCATTTGAAGTCTACTGTGATATGGCTACCTCGGGAGGTGGCTGGACG GTATTTCAGCGTCGGGTTGACGGATCTGTCGACTTCTACCTCAACTGGGCTGATTATAAAGAAGGCTTTGGAGACGAAGACCAAGAACATTGGCTCGGAAATGACAAAATACACCTTATTACTCACCAACGAGAGTACAAACTCCGTATTGACTTATCAACTGATGATATGCATCATTACGCAGAGCATGACATTTTCAGAATAGGAAACGAAGAAAACAATTACACCCTGACGGATATTACCTTTGGAACCGGATCTGAAG ctCGTCCCTTAATGATACCAAGCCTTGGTGTGCCATGGTCTACCAAAGACCGAGATAATGCCGACAATGTCGAAGGGACAAATGACTTTGAATGCGCTGTGGAGAACCACGGAGCCTTTTGGTACGACGCGACGAAAGGGTGCAGTCTTTTCAATCCCAATGGCCAATACAATGGATCCGAATTGAAGGGTATTTACTGGAAGCTGCTTACTGATCACCGTTATGTTATTAAATTTGTCGAGATGAAATTGAGACCATATTGA